In Zea mays cultivar B73 chromosome 7, Zm-B73-REFERENCE-NAM-5.0, whole genome shotgun sequence, the following proteins share a genomic window:
- the LOC100272244 gene encoding putative apyrase family protein, whose protein sequence is MRRYSALPNGGRQETLADRAHRYRGVVLVILAPLALVSLVLLLMPRSPAGTMGGARRSGPAGADRYAVIFDAGSSGSRVHVFRFDANLDLVRIGSEIELFVQIKPGLSHYANDPREAAESLVSLLDDAKRVVPAELRDQTPVRVGATAGLRNLGAQKSEAILQAVRDLLREKSSFKNQPDWVTVLDGTQEGAYEWVTINYLLGNLGKTYADTVGVVDLGGGSVQMAYAIAEKDAEKAPKPSDGEDAYVKKLFLKGTTYYLYVHSYLHYGLLAARAEVLKAGNGNGYSNCMLEGFQGQYKYGDNSFEASASPSGASYSKCKDDAVKALKVDEACTHMKCSFGGIWNGGGGAGQNNLFVASFFFDRAAEAGFVNANAPVAKVKPSDFRQAAERACSLSVKNAEATFPGVQKDNIPYICMDLVYQYTLLVHGFGVDPDHEMTLVKKVPYSGAYVEAAWPLGSAIEVASSS, encoded by the exons ATGCGCCGCTACTCCGCGCTGCCCAACGGCGGCCGCCAGGAGACGCTGGCCGACCGCGCGCACCGCTACCGGGGCGTCGTGCTCGTCATCCTCGCCCCGCTCGCGCTCGTCtctctcgtcctcctcctcatgccACGCTCACCCGCTGGCACCATGGGCGGCGCCCGGAGGTCCGGGCCGGCCGGGGCAGACAGGTACGCCGTCATCTTCGACGCCGGTAGCTCCGGCAGCCGCGTCCACGTCTTCCGCTTCGACGCCAACCTGGATCTCGTCCGCATTGGCAGCGAGATCGAGCTCTTCGTCCAG ATAAAACCGGGGCTTAGCCACTATGCCAACGACCCCCGGGAGGCTGCCGAGTCGCTCGTCTCTCTCCTTGACGATGCCAAGCGAGTGGTGCCCGCCGAATTGCGCGACCAAACGCCTGTCAGGGTCGGG GCCACCGCAGGGCTGAGAAATTTGGGTGCACAAAAATCCGAGGCAATACTGCAAGCG GTTAGGGACCTTCTTCGCGAAAAGAGTTCCTTTAAAAACCAACCGGATTGGGTTACAGTTCTTGATGGAACACAGGAAGGTGCATACGAGTGG GTTACTATCAATTATCTGTTGGGGAACTTGGGAAAGACTTATGCAGACACAGTTGGAGTAGTCGATCTTGGTGGTGGATCTGTCCAAATGGCATATGCTATTGCGGAGAAGGATGCAGAAAAGGCTCCTAAGCCATCCGATGGGGAAGATGCATATGTGAAGAAACTGTTTCTCAAAGGAACCACATATTATCTTTATGTTCATAG TTATTTGCATTATGGGTTGCTGGCAGCTAGAGCAGAGGTCTTAAAAGCTGGCAATGGCAATGGTTACAGCAACTGTATGTTAGAGGGATTTCAAG GGCAATACAAATATGGCGACAATTCATTTGAAGCATCTGCTTCACCTTCTGGTGCTAGTTATTCAAAATGCAAGGATGATGCAGTGAAAGCTCTTAAGGTTGATGAAGCATGCACCCACATGAAGTGTTCTTTTGGTGGCATTTggaatggtggtggtggtgctggaCAGAATAATCTCTTTGTAGCATCCTTTTTCTTCGATAGGGCTGCTGAG GCTGGATTTGTGAACGCCAATGCACCTGTTGCTAAGGTTAAACCCTCAGACTTCAGACAAGCTGCTGAGCGCGCTTGCTCTTTGAGTGTGAAGAACGCCGAGGCTACCTTTCCTGGTGTCCAAAAGGATAACATTCCATATATCTGCATGGACCTTGTTTATCAGTACACATTACTTGTGCACGGATTCG GCGTTGATCCAGACCATGAGATGACCTTGGTAAAGAAGGTCCCCTACAGTGGTGCATATGTCGAAGCCGCATGGCCTCTTGGCAGTGCCATCGAGGTGGCATCTTCATCATAG